The stretch of DNA GCTTGGCCGCTACCGTGACGCATGGCGTCGCGCCGCCGCACGAACCCCACACGGTGTGCCGATCGAACTTCAACCGTGCGACTTTCAGTGAGATTGACAGCTCCGGTATGCGGTACCGCTGGTCCCGTATACTTGCTCCGATCGACAGAAACGTCCTCGTCAGGAAGGACCCTCGATGACTGTTGCCGCCGAGCGAGCTGCTGAGGATACCCAACAGCCCGTACACACCCGCGCGCTGATCATCGGCACCGGCTTCTCCGGTCTCGGGATGGCCATCGAGCTACAGCGACGTGGCGTCGACTTCTTAGTCCTGGAGAAGGCCGACGAGATCGGCGGCACCTGGCGGGATAACACCTATCCCGGATGCGCGTGCGACATCCCGTCGCACATGTACTCGTTCTCGTTCGAGCCCAAGCCCGACTGGCAGCACATGTGGTCACTCCAGCCGGAGATCCTCGACTACCTCAAGGGCGTGACCGAAAAGTACGGGCTGCGCCGCTACATCTCGTTCGGATCCCATGTCGACCGTGCGCATTGGGACGACGACGAGTTGCGCTGGCACGTGTTCACCAAGGATGGCCGCGAGTTCGTCGCGCAGTTCGTGGTCTCCGGCGTTGGCGGTCTGCACATCCCGCTGGTTCCGGAGTTCGAGGGATTCGACCAATTCACCGGCGCCGCTTTCCATTCCGCGCAGTGGGACCACAGCGTGGACCTGACGGGCAAGCGGGTGGCGGTGATCGGTACCGGCGCCAGCGCGATCCAGATCGTGCCCGAGATCGTCAAGGACGTCGGCGCGCTACAGCTGTATCAGCGCACCCCGGCGTGGGTGATGCCGCGGCCCAACAACCCGATTCCCGAGTGGATGCGCGACACGTTCACCAACGTCCCCGGCACGCGGGCGGCGATGCGGGCGGGCATCTACTGGATTCACGAGGCCGTCGGCTTCGCGATGACGAAGCAGCCGCGGCTGCTCAAACTCGGTGAGCTGATGGGTAAGTGGAACATCCGGCGCTCGGTCAAAGACCGCGAGCTGCGCCGAAAGCTCACCCCGAATTATCGCGCCGGCTGCAAGCGGATCCTCAACTCCGATACCTACTACCGCGGCGTCGCCGATCCGAAGACCGAGGTCATCACCGACGGCATCGCCCGGTTCACTCCCCGCGGCATCGTCACGTCCGACGGCGCCGAGCGTGACGTCGACGTCGTCGTCTTCGCCACCGGATTCCACGTCACCGACTCGTATACCTACGTCGATATCAAGGGGCCCGGCGGTGAGGATCTGGGGGACCGGTGGACCCGCGAGGGGGTGTCGGCGCTGCGCGGCATCACCATTGCCGACATGCCGAACCTGTTCTTCCTGCTCGGGCCGAACACCGCACTGGGACACAACTCGGTGGTGTTCATGATCGAGTCGCAGATCCGGTATGCGGCGCATGCGATCGCGGCGGTCGACAAGGCAGGCGCGCAGGCGCTGGCGCCGACTCGCGCGGCGGCCGATGCGTACAACGCCGAACTGCAGCGCGAGTTGGCGGGCACAGTGTGGAGCACCGGAGGTTGCCGGAGCTGGTACATGGACGAGCACGGGGTGAACCGGACGCTGTACAGCGGGATGACCTGGCAGTACTGGCTGGCAACCCGCAGATTCAAGGCGTCGGAGTACAAGTTCTTCGGCGCCGGGTCGACAAACTAGGGCGACACGCCAACACAAGATGTCGCGGTACCGGCCGTTGTCGCACCCCAGGGGTAGTGTCGGAGCTGCCGGTTCGGCAAGCCTACTTCTGCGGCGAATGGGGTTCTAGTGAGTGATGGCATGAAGCTGATCGACCGTGTTTCGGCCATCAACTGGAACCGCCTGCAAGACGAAAAAGACGCCGAGGTGTGGGACCGGCTGACCGGAAATTTCTGGTTGCCAGAGAAGGTGCCGGTGTCCAACGACATCCCGTCGTGGAACACGCTGACCGCCCGCGAAAAGCAGCTGACGATGCGGGTGTTCACGGGCCTGACGCTGCTCGACACCATTCAGGGCACGGTCGGCGCAGTCAGCCTGATCCCGGATGCGCTGACGCCGCACGAGGAGGCGGTCTACACCAACATCGCATTCATGGAGTCGGTACACGCGCGCAGCTACAGCAACATCTTCTCGACACTGTGCTCGACCGCCGAGATCGATGACGCGTTCCGCTGGTCGGAGGAGAACCCAAACCTCCAGCGCAAGGCCGAGATCGTCATGCAGTACTACAAGGGTGACGAGCCGCTGAAGCGCAAAGTGGCCTCCACGCTGCTGGAGAGCTTCTTGTTCTACTCAGGCTTCTATCTGCCGATGTATTGGTCGTCGCGCGCCAAGCTGACCAACACCGCCGACATGATCCGGCTGATCATCCGCGACGAGGCCGTGCACGGCTATTACATCGGCTACAAGTACCAAAAGGGCCTGGCGCTCGAGGACGAGGCCCGCAGGGCCGAGCTCAAGGACTACACCTACGAGCTGCTGTTCGAGCTGTACGACAACGAAGTCGAGTACACGCAAGATCTGTACGACGAGGTCGGGCTGACCGAGGACGTCAAGAAGTTCTTGCGTTACAACGCGAACAAGGCGTTGATGAACCTCGGATACGAGGCGCTGTTCCCGCGCGACGAGACCGACGTGAATCCCGCTATCCTGTCGGCACTTTCACCGAATGCCGACGAGAATCACGACTTCTTCTCGGGCTCGGGCTCGTCCTATGTGATCGGCAAGGCCGTCAACACCGAAGACGAGGACTGGGACTTCTAGGCGCCGCGGATCAGTACCAATATCGGCGGCCGCTGCGGCACGAGACCGATCACGAAGCACCACCGTAGCGATGATAGCGGGACGATCACGGTTGCTCCGAATTGGAATTGTCGCGATACGATGCGGCCACCGAACTCGTCAACAGTTCGGTGGCGGCAACGAAAGAGGCGCTGAACCTAGTTCTTGAACGCGTCCTTGACCTTCTCGCCGGCGTCTTTCAGGCTGGATTTGGCCTGGTCGACCTTGCCCCGATTTTCGGTGTCTTTGTCCCCGGTCGTCTTGCCGAGAGCCTCTTTGGCCTTGCCGCCGAGGTCGTCGATCTTGTTGCTGGCTTTGTCTTGGGCGCCCATGATTCATCCTTTGGTCGAAGGTGGGTTTGAGCTCAGAGTTGAACCTTCTCCGTGTATACCCATTTGCAGGATCCATCAAACCCAGGCGAACCCGCCGGGGTCGCGGTCAGCGGCCCGTGCGCTCGCGGTGCTTGCATCCGGGCCAGCAGCACGGCCGACGCATGCCTTCCGCGAGATTCT from Mycobacterium sp. JS623 encodes:
- a CDS encoding flavin-containing monooxygenase, whose translation is MTVAAERAAEDTQQPVHTRALIIGTGFSGLGMAIELQRRGVDFLVLEKADEIGGTWRDNTYPGCACDIPSHMYSFSFEPKPDWQHMWSLQPEILDYLKGVTEKYGLRRYISFGSHVDRAHWDDDELRWHVFTKDGREFVAQFVVSGVGGLHIPLVPEFEGFDQFTGAAFHSAQWDHSVDLTGKRVAVIGTGASAIQIVPEIVKDVGALQLYQRTPAWVMPRPNNPIPEWMRDTFTNVPGTRAAMRAGIYWIHEAVGFAMTKQPRLLKLGELMGKWNIRRSVKDRELRRKLTPNYRAGCKRILNSDTYYRGVADPKTEVITDGIARFTPRGIVTSDGAERDVDVVVFATGFHVTDSYTYVDIKGPGGEDLGDRWTREGVSALRGITIADMPNLFFLLGPNTALGHNSVVFMIESQIRYAAHAIAAVDKAGAQALAPTRAAADAYNAELQRELAGTVWSTGGCRSWYMDEHGVNRTLYSGMTWQYWLATRRFKASEYKFFGAGSTN
- the nrdF gene encoding class 1b ribonucleoside-diphosphate reductase subunit beta gives rise to the protein MKLIDRVSAINWNRLQDEKDAEVWDRLTGNFWLPEKVPVSNDIPSWNTLTAREKQLTMRVFTGLTLLDTIQGTVGAVSLIPDALTPHEEAVYTNIAFMESVHARSYSNIFSTLCSTAEIDDAFRWSEENPNLQRKAEIVMQYYKGDEPLKRKVASTLLESFLFYSGFYLPMYWSSRAKLTNTADMIRLIIRDEAVHGYYIGYKYQKGLALEDEARRAELKDYTYELLFELYDNEVEYTQDLYDEVGLTEDVKKFLRYNANKALMNLGYEALFPRDETDVNPAILSALSPNADENHDFFSGSGSSYVIGKAVNTEDEDWDF
- a CDS encoding CsbD family protein; its protein translation is MGAQDKASNKIDDLGGKAKEALGKTTGDKDTENRGKVDQAKSSLKDAGEKVKDAFKN